The window CCTCACCACTGGAGCTGCAAGGCCTAATCCCCAGGGAATGTTCCATGTAACAAATGTGACAATAATTGAAACTTTCATTCTAAATGCATCAACAACAACTATTGATGGGTTATCTCGCTACTCTGTCAACAATGTGTCTTTCTTGATCCTAGATACACCACTGAAACTAGCTGATTTCTTTTCCAATAGAACTGGTGTATATGAACTTGATGCTTTTTCTAAGAACACTTCAAATGCTAACGCCGTGCGTGGAGTTTTCGTAGCTAGTGCATTACATAAAGGTTGGACTGAGATAGTGCTAGAAAACAATTTAGACATCATTGATACTTGGCATTTGGATGTATATAGCTTCTTTGTTGTTGGGTATAATGTGAGGTTAACCTTTAGACATACTCTTTAAGTTTCTACTCCACATTTTTTCATTGCTTGTGTTGTACTAAGCCTCTGTTTTGTGCTATTTGGTTGAAGTTTCCGGGATAGAAGATATGAATATAAAGGTCTCAATAAGGTTTGGAAGGGAAAACTGTCATAGGCCAAGGCTAGTGGAAATTCTATAAAGATCCAGGAAGCACAGGTATGGATGATATTTGTTATGGTTCTTCCACAATTTATTGTGA of the Glycine max cultivar Williams 82 chromosome 13, Glycine_max_v4.0, whole genome shotgun sequence genome contains:
- the LOC121172710 gene encoding monocopper oxidase-like protein SKU5, translating into MELQFQDSKSSIGQSYSVLVTANQNAADYYIVASPKLSNATNNNTLVGVAVLHYDNSTTPANGSLPSGPDPFDLQFSINQAKSIRWNLTTGAARPNPQGMFHVTNVTIIETFILNASTTTIDGLSRYSVNNVSFLILDTPLKLADFFSNRTGVYELDAFSKNTSNANAVRGVFVASALHKGWTEIVLENNLDIIDTWHLDVYSFFVVGYNVRLTFRHTL